The following coding sequences are from one Musa acuminata AAA Group cultivar baxijiao chromosome BXJ2-4, Cavendish_Baxijiao_AAA, whole genome shotgun sequence window:
- the LOC103982512 gene encoding upstream activation factor subunit UAF30 — protein sequence MVSDAELVGRLREVLRASDLSTTTTTSVRRQLEEDFGIDLSDKKAFIRQQVDLFLSELHDNKDAEEAEEEEEDAAAPAEAVKEEEEEEEEDHDGSGEEEEEEEEEAGGIGEVLDEEEGDEGEEEDEKTNEGSSKKRKSSKPSKEVKKRGGGFAKLCSLSPLLQDFVGEPELARTEVVKRLWAYIREKNLQDPNNRRKIICDEKLKPLFNVNVIDMFQMNKALSKHIWPLNSDDGPVTSVKPKQHDKPKKELEGKRQKVGSSGLLAPLPLSDDLVKFFGTGENTLSRSDVVKRMWDYIKGNNLQDPADKRNVICDEKLKELLKVDSFHGFTVSKLLAPHFIKEKQ from the exons ATGGTGTCGGACGCGGAGCTCGTTGGGCGGCTTCGGGAGGTACTCCGGGCCTCCGACCTCTCCACGACTACTACCACCTCCGTTCGCCGCCAGCTTGAGGAGGACTTCGGCATCGATCTCTCCGACAAGAAGGCCTTCATCAGGCAGCAGGTCGACCTATTTCTGAGCGAGCTTCACGACAATAAGGACGCCGAGGaggcggaagaggaggaggaggatgctgCGGCGCCGGCGGAGGccgtgaaggaggaggaggaggaggaggaggaggaccatGACGGTtccggagaggaagaggaggaagaggaagaagaagcgggAGGTATTGGGGAGGTTTTGGATGAGGAGGAGGGAgacgaaggggaggaggaggacgagaagaCTAACGAGGGAAGCAGCAAGAAGAGAAA ATCAAGTAAACCTAGTAAGGAAGTCAAGAAGCGGGGAGGTGGTTTTGCCAAACTCTGTAGTCTCTCCCCTTTATTACAGGATTTTGTTGGTGAACCAGAGTTAGCTAGAACTGAG GTTGTTAAGAGGCTATGGGCATATATTCGCGAAAAAAATTTGCAAGACCCAAATAACAGGCGAAAGATCATATGTGATGAGAAATTGAAACCCCTTTTTAATGTGAATGTCATTGACATGTTTCAAATGAATAAAGCTTTGTCAAAACACATTTGGCCTTTGAACTCTGATGATG GCCCAGTGACTTCTGTGAAGCCAAAACAGCATGATAAGCCCAAGAAAGAACTAGAAG GCAAGCGGCAAAAAGTAGGATCGTCTGGACTTCTTGCGCCACTTCCACTTTCAGATGATCTTGTGAAGTTCTTTGGCACCGGCGAAAATACATTGTCAAGGTCTGATGTTGTAAAAAGGATGTGGGATTACATAAAAGGAAACAATCTGCAG GATCCTGCTGATAAGAGGAATGTGATATGCGATGAGAAGCTAAAAGAACTTCTCAAGGTTGATAGCTTCCATGGATTCACAGTTTCAAAGTTGCTGGCACCCCATTTCATCAAGGAAAAACAGTGA
- the LOC103982511 gene encoding transcription factor NIGTH1 gives MGSAVFEMGLELELCATRIVGDFVKEVSAIESGGSGRASRLEESIKFLEEEKRKIEAFRREVPICMRLLREVIERLRREIERCRCESFGHVFEEFMPLKSKVEDDGGVKVETDCRDKMNWMSSVQLWSDNYSENDDEEKIVSNEQDGAVDHRQGKGKSLECKSRSSGVEFLPFKALSPLAASSEEEEEKPASALPELSLQSPAINRTLDLVTPVALGDHRGFGGFRKATEWVPATLGLQSRLQPPRKARRCWSQELHRRFVLAIQQLGGAQVATPKQIRELMKVDGLTNDEVKSHLQKYRLHTERVHAQRLPNAVATADRAVVVLGGLWDREEQHTSSSQQSFSQSGSPMSPFQLAGSR, from the exons ATGGGCTCGGCGGTGTTCGAGATGGGACTGGAGTTGGAGCTGTGCGCCACCCGGATCGTCGGCGACTTCGTGAAGGAGGTGTCGGCGATcgagagcggcggcagcggccggGCATCGAGGCTCGAGGAGTCCATCAAGTTCTTGGAGGAGGAAAAGCGAAAGATCGAGGCTTTTAGACGCGAGGTCCCCATCTGCATGCGTCTTCTTCGCGAGG TGATCGAAAGGTTGAGGAGGGAGATCGAGCGGTGCCGCTGCGAGAGTTTTGGACATGTATTCGAGGAATTCATGCCTCTTAAGAGTAAAGTCGAGGACGATGGAGGGGTAAAAGTGGAAACGGATTGCAGAGATAAGATGAACTGGATGAGTTCCGTCCAACTCTGGAGCGATAATTACAGTGAGAACGATGACGAAGAGAAGATCGTGTCGAATGAG CAAGATGGAGCGGTGGATCACAGACAGGGGAAGGGGAAGTCTCTAGAATGCAAGAGCCGGAGCAGCGGGGTCGAGTTCCTGCCATTTAAAGCTTTATCGCCTCTTGCTGCGAgctccgaggaggaggaggagaagcccgCTTCTGCGTTGCCTGAGCTCTCGCTGCAATCACCGGCGATCAACAGAACCCTTGACCTTGTAACTCCGGTCGCTTTGGGTGACCACCGAGGCTTCGGTGGTTTCAGAAAAGCCACTGAGTGGGTGCCTGCGACCCTTGGCTTGCAGTCACGGCTGCAACCACCGAGGAAGGCGAGGAGGTGCTGGTCGCAGGAACTGCATCGCCGGTTCGTCCTCGCCATCCAACAGCTGGGTGGCGCCCAAG TGGCTACTCCCAAGCAGATACGAGAACTGATGAAGGTGGATGGGCTCACAAATGATGAAGTGAAGAGCCATCTGCAG AAATACCGATTGCACACTGAAAGGGTCCACGCTCAAAGGCTTCCTAATGCTGTGGCTACGGCAGATCGAGCAGTTGTGGTTTTAGGAGGCCTATGGGATCGTGAGGAACAACACACTAGTTCCTCACAACAGAGTTTTTCACAATCTGGGTCGCCGATGAGCCCATTTCAGTTAGCTGGCTCTAGATGA